Proteins from one Nicotiana tabacum cultivar K326 chromosome 23, ASM71507v2, whole genome shotgun sequence genomic window:
- the LOC107779918 gene encoding putative purine permease 11 — MDSTQEVELQIPVAVKESSRIQMLEDDTNQQQQQQLSRFSKHYGWWFRICVYITFLLVGQSAATLLGRFYYDKGGNSKWMATFVQSAGFPILIPLLFLLKSSKIVSSSSSEKPSKSYLSLLYVFFGLLLAGNNLMYSYGLLYLPVSTYSLICASQLAFNVLFSFVLNAQKFTALILNSVVIVTISASLLAVHSESDTSSTKLSVGKYVIGFVCTVAASATYALYLSLLELTFKRVIKSESFDTILKMIIYPSFVATCACVVGLYASGEWRNLTAEMNGFQKGEISYLMTLIWTAVLWQIGSVGLLGLIFEVSSLFSNVISTLALPVVPVLAVIFFHDKMDGEKVIALLLALWGFLSYIYQNYLDDYKAKSSKSDVENTS, encoded by the exons ATGGACTCTACTCAAGAAGTTGAACTGCAAATCCCAG TGGCTGTCAAAGAATCAAGCAGAATACAAATGTTAGAAGATGACacaaatcagcagcagcagcagcaacttTCAAGATTCAGTAAACACTACGGTTGGTGGTTTAGAATATGTGTATACATCACTTTCCTACTTGTTGGACAATCTGCAGCTACACTTTTAGGAAGATTTTACTATGATAAAGGTGGAAATAGTAAATGGATGGCAACATTTGTTCAATCAGCTGGTTTTCCAATCTTGATTCCACTCTTATTTCTCCTTAAATCTTCAAAAATTGTCTCCTCCTCATCGTCCGAAAAACCATCAAAATCTTACCTTTCTCTCCTCTATGTATTTTTTGGCCTACTATTAGCAGGTAACAATTTGATGTATTCATATGGTCTGTTATATCTCCCTGTCTCAACTTATTCCCTCATTTGTGCATCTCAATTAGCCTTCAATGTCCTGTTCTCTTTCGTACTAAACGCTCAAAAATTCACAGCCTTAATACTCAACTCTGTAGTGATTGTCACAATTTCAGCTTCACTACTAGCAGTTCATTCTGAATCTGATACTTCTAGTACAAAATTATCAGTTGGGAAATACGTGATCGGATTCGTTTGCACTGTGGCTGCATCAGCAACTTATGCACTATACCTCTCTTTATTAGAACTAACTTTCAAGAGGGTGATCAAAAGTGAGTCATTTGACACAATCTTGAAAATGATAATTTATCCATCATTTGTAGCAACTTGTGCTTGTGTTGTGGGGCTATACGCGAGCGGAGAATGGAGAAATTTAACAGCAGAAATGAATGGATTTCAGAAGGGGGAAATTTCATATTTGATGACATTGATTTGGACTGCTGTTCTTTGGCAAATTGGTTCTGTTGGTTTATTGGGGTTGATATTTGAGGTTTCTTCTTTGTTCTCTAATGTGATAAGTACTTTGGCTTTGCCTGTTGTGCCAGTTCTTGCTGTGATTTTCTTCCATGATAAAATGGATGGGGAAAAAGTTATTGCATTGTTGCTTGCTCTTTGGGGATTTCTTTCCTATATTTATCAGAATTATCTTGATGACTACAAAGCTAAGTCCTCAAAATCTGATGTTGAGAATACTTCTTAA